In a genomic window of Rhinoraja longicauda isolate Sanriku21f chromosome 23, sRhiLon1.1, whole genome shotgun sequence:
- the LOC144604834 gene encoding striatin-interacting protein 1-like isoform X1, translating to MEAASLSGGNGSPTARVKELFRNQRKDSESSVDFPNLEFEYGDSDTIVAELSELYSYTEEPEFAINRDCFEEDFAIHEKGRKWVEMEEAEHKTYLMRLLDGLEVINREKRLKFARAILYLAQGVFDDCYTEPEVVHWARYNVFLLYEMGTFGALVELLNMEIDNSQACSSCLRKPAISLADSTELRVLLNIMYLMMEIMRREVEDDKPEWSLARDGFRNELSSPVYNGEPFAILLFSLVNKFCCGNAPHCPIKKVLLLLWKTILFCLGGFEELQELKVKKREQLGLPALAENSIEVMRTLRAASPPASAMDLLEQQQRRGRRGRRVLVKQDSLDIYCERDEPREEDDEADDVDGGMDGELDSLEREALAQPLASPQLPPDRVFFPRCLPWTPKVREKDIEEFLEVSRCKFIGFTLGNDTDTLVGLPRPIHESVKTLKQHKYISIAEVQAKREEELQKSPVSLGAEKVEQTPIEVQYQGMLYNLPQYMIALLKIQLAAAPTSKAKTDSINILADVLPEEMPITVLQSMKLGIDVNRHKEIIVKAISALMLLLLKHLKLNHIYQFEYVSQHLVFANCIPLILKFFNQNIMSYITAKNSIAVLDYPHCVIHELPELTTEALEAGDHNQFCWRNLFSCINLLRILNKLTKWKHSRTMMLVVFKSAPILKRVLRAKQAIMQLYALKLLKIQTKYMGRQWRKSNMKTMSAIYHNVRHRFNDDWAYGNEIDARPWDFQAEECALRVNIETFNSRRYGLYHSDLEFAPVDNCLQSVLGHCLPLPEDFCYSYELWLEREVFAQPIRWEDLLQPQA from the exons AGCTGTACAGTTACACCGAAGAGCCTGAGTTTGCCATTAACAGGGATTGCTTTGAAGAGGATTTTGCTATTCATG AGAAAGGCAGGAAATGGGTAGAAATGGAAGAGGCTGAACATAAGACTTACTTAATGAGGCTGCTGGATGGACTGGAGGTAATAAACCGAGAGAAGAGACTTAAGTTTGCCAGAGCCATTCTTTACCTGGCCCAAG GTGTGTTTGATGACTGCTACACAGAGCCCGAAGTGGTGCACTGGGCCCGTTACAATGTCTTCCTTCTCTATGAGATGGGCACATTTGGGGCTTTGGTGGAATTACTCAATATGGAGATTGA TAACAGCCAGGCATGTAGCAGTTGCCTGAGGAAGCCAGCCATCTCCCTTGCTGATAGCACTGAGCTGAG GGTGCTGCTGAACATTATGTACCTGATGATGGAGATAATGCGCAGGGAGGTGGAGGATGATAAACCAGAGTGGAGTTTGGCAAGAGATGGATTCAGAAATGAACTAA GTTCCCCAGTGTATAACGGGGAGCCCTTTGCCATCCTCCTCTTCTCCCTCGTGAACAAGTTCTGCTGCGGGAATGCGCCACACTGCCCCATTAAGAAGGTGCTGTTGCTGCTCTGGAAGACAATTTTG TTCTGTCTTGGAGGGTTTGAGGAGCTGCAGGAACTGAAGGTGAAGAAGCGAGAGCAGCTGGGCCTCCCTGCACTGGCAGAGAACAGTATTGAGGTGATGCGCACGCTCCGGGCCGCCTCTCCCCCAGCCTCAGCCATGgacctgctggagcagcagcagagGCGAGGACGCAGAGGCCGACGG gtgctggttaaacAGGACAGCCTGGATATCTACTGCGAGAGAGACGAGCCGCGGGAGGAGgacgatgaggccgacgatgttGATGGTGGGATGGATGGAGAACTGGATTCCCTGGAGAGGGAGGCACTGGCCCAGCCCCTGGCCTCTCCACAACTGCCCCCAGACAGGGTATTCTTCCCCCGCTGCCTGCCCTGGACTCCAAAGGTCAG GGAGAAGGACATTGAAGAGTTTCTGGAAGTGAGCAGATGCAAGTTCATCGGATTCACGCTGGGGAA TGATACTGATACTCTGGTGGGTCTACCAAGACCCATTCACGAAAGTGTAAAGACCCTGAAACAG CACAAGTACATCTCCATCGCTGAAGTGCAGGCCAAGAGGGAGGAGGAGCTGCAGAAATCCCCAGTGTCACTG GGTGCCGAGAAAGTGGAGCAGACCCCAATTGAGGTCCAATATCAGGGAATGTTATACAATCTTCCACAGTACATG ATAGCCCTGCTGAAGATACAACTGGCTGCTGCTCCCACATCCAAGGCAAAGACCGACTCCATCAATATCTTGGCTGATGTTCTTCCCGAGGAAATGCC CATTACTGTGCTCCAAAGCATGAAGCTAGGCATTGATGTCAACAGACACAAAGAGATCATTGTGAAAGCCATCTCTGCCCTCATGCTTCTGCTACTCAAGCATCTCAAGCTCAACCATATCTACCAG TTCGAATATGTTTCCCAGCACTTGGTATTTGCCAACTGCATCCCTCTCATTCTGAAGTTCTTCAATCAGAACATCATGTCGTACATCACAGCCAAGAACAG TATCGCTGTCCTGGATTATCCTCACTGCGTGATCCACGAGCTGCCAGAACTCACCACTGAGGCTCTG GAAGCCGGAGACCATAATCAGTTCTGCTGGAGGAACCTCTTCTCCTGCATCAACCTGCTGCGTATTCTAAACAAGCTGACCAAATGGAAACACTCTCGCACCATG ATGCTTGTGGTTTTCAAGTCAGCGCCGATTTTGAAGCGGGTCCtgagggcaaagcaggcaataaTGCAGCTGTATGCACTCAAACTGCTGAAGATCCAGACCAAGTACATGGGGCGGCAGTGGAGGAAGAGCAACATGAAGACCATGTCTGCCATCTACCACAATGTGCGACATCGCTTTAATGATGACTGGGCATATGGCAATG AGATCgatgctcggccctgggacttccaGGCGGAGGAGTGTGCTCTGAGAGTCAACATTGAGACATTCAACAGTCGCCGCTACGGCCTGTACCACAGTGACTTGGAGTTTGCCCCGGTGGACAACTGCCTGCAGAGCGTGCTGGGACATTGCCTGCCACTGCCCGAAGATTTTTGCTACAGCTACGAACTCTGGTTGGAGAGGGAGGTCTTTGCCCAGCCCATACGCTGGGAGGATCTGCTCCAGCCCCAGGCTTGA
- the LOC144604834 gene encoding striatin-interacting protein 1-like isoform X2, whose protein sequence is MEIDIALCKAEQTYLVWEGKPLQEMCGLWSELYSYTEEPEFAINRDCFEEDFAIHEKGRKWVEMEEAEHKTYLMRLLDGLEVINREKRLKFARAILYLAQGVFDDCYTEPEVVHWARYNVFLLYEMGTFGALVELLNMEIDNSQACSSCLRKPAISLADSTELRVLLNIMYLMMEIMRREVEDDKPEWSLARDGFRNELSSPVYNGEPFAILLFSLVNKFCCGNAPHCPIKKVLLLLWKTILFCLGGFEELQELKVKKREQLGLPALAENSIEVMRTLRAASPPASAMDLLEQQQRRGRRGRRVLVKQDSLDIYCERDEPREEDDEADDVDGGMDGELDSLEREALAQPLASPQLPPDRVFFPRCLPWTPKVREKDIEEFLEVSRCKFIGFTLGNDTDTLVGLPRPIHESVKTLKQHKYISIAEVQAKREEELQKSPVSLGAEKVEQTPIEVQYQGMLYNLPQYMIALLKIQLAAAPTSKAKTDSINILADVLPEEMPITVLQSMKLGIDVNRHKEIIVKAISALMLLLLKHLKLNHIYQFEYVSQHLVFANCIPLILKFFNQNIMSYITAKNSIAVLDYPHCVIHELPELTTEALEAGDHNQFCWRNLFSCINLLRILNKLTKWKHSRTMMLVVFKSAPILKRVLRAKQAIMQLYALKLLKIQTKYMGRQWRKSNMKTMSAIYHNVRHRFNDDWAYGNEIDARPWDFQAEECALRVNIETFNSRRYGLYHSDLEFAPVDNCLQSVLGHCLPLPEDFCYSYELWLEREVFAQPIRWEDLLQPQA, encoded by the exons AGCTGTACAGTTACACCGAAGAGCCTGAGTTTGCCATTAACAGGGATTGCTTTGAAGAGGATTTTGCTATTCATG AGAAAGGCAGGAAATGGGTAGAAATGGAAGAGGCTGAACATAAGACTTACTTAATGAGGCTGCTGGATGGACTGGAGGTAATAAACCGAGAGAAGAGACTTAAGTTTGCCAGAGCCATTCTTTACCTGGCCCAAG GTGTGTTTGATGACTGCTACACAGAGCCCGAAGTGGTGCACTGGGCCCGTTACAATGTCTTCCTTCTCTATGAGATGGGCACATTTGGGGCTTTGGTGGAATTACTCAATATGGAGATTGA TAACAGCCAGGCATGTAGCAGTTGCCTGAGGAAGCCAGCCATCTCCCTTGCTGATAGCACTGAGCTGAG GGTGCTGCTGAACATTATGTACCTGATGATGGAGATAATGCGCAGGGAGGTGGAGGATGATAAACCAGAGTGGAGTTTGGCAAGAGATGGATTCAGAAATGAACTAA GTTCCCCAGTGTATAACGGGGAGCCCTTTGCCATCCTCCTCTTCTCCCTCGTGAACAAGTTCTGCTGCGGGAATGCGCCACACTGCCCCATTAAGAAGGTGCTGTTGCTGCTCTGGAAGACAATTTTG TTCTGTCTTGGAGGGTTTGAGGAGCTGCAGGAACTGAAGGTGAAGAAGCGAGAGCAGCTGGGCCTCCCTGCACTGGCAGAGAACAGTATTGAGGTGATGCGCACGCTCCGGGCCGCCTCTCCCCCAGCCTCAGCCATGgacctgctggagcagcagcagagGCGAGGACGCAGAGGCCGACGG gtgctggttaaacAGGACAGCCTGGATATCTACTGCGAGAGAGACGAGCCGCGGGAGGAGgacgatgaggccgacgatgttGATGGTGGGATGGATGGAGAACTGGATTCCCTGGAGAGGGAGGCACTGGCCCAGCCCCTGGCCTCTCCACAACTGCCCCCAGACAGGGTATTCTTCCCCCGCTGCCTGCCCTGGACTCCAAAGGTCAG GGAGAAGGACATTGAAGAGTTTCTGGAAGTGAGCAGATGCAAGTTCATCGGATTCACGCTGGGGAA TGATACTGATACTCTGGTGGGTCTACCAAGACCCATTCACGAAAGTGTAAAGACCCTGAAACAG CACAAGTACATCTCCATCGCTGAAGTGCAGGCCAAGAGGGAGGAGGAGCTGCAGAAATCCCCAGTGTCACTG GGTGCCGAGAAAGTGGAGCAGACCCCAATTGAGGTCCAATATCAGGGAATGTTATACAATCTTCCACAGTACATG ATAGCCCTGCTGAAGATACAACTGGCTGCTGCTCCCACATCCAAGGCAAAGACCGACTCCATCAATATCTTGGCTGATGTTCTTCCCGAGGAAATGCC CATTACTGTGCTCCAAAGCATGAAGCTAGGCATTGATGTCAACAGACACAAAGAGATCATTGTGAAAGCCATCTCTGCCCTCATGCTTCTGCTACTCAAGCATCTCAAGCTCAACCATATCTACCAG TTCGAATATGTTTCCCAGCACTTGGTATTTGCCAACTGCATCCCTCTCATTCTGAAGTTCTTCAATCAGAACATCATGTCGTACATCACAGCCAAGAACAG TATCGCTGTCCTGGATTATCCTCACTGCGTGATCCACGAGCTGCCAGAACTCACCACTGAGGCTCTG GAAGCCGGAGACCATAATCAGTTCTGCTGGAGGAACCTCTTCTCCTGCATCAACCTGCTGCGTATTCTAAACAAGCTGACCAAATGGAAACACTCTCGCACCATG ATGCTTGTGGTTTTCAAGTCAGCGCCGATTTTGAAGCGGGTCCtgagggcaaagcaggcaataaTGCAGCTGTATGCACTCAAACTGCTGAAGATCCAGACCAAGTACATGGGGCGGCAGTGGAGGAAGAGCAACATGAAGACCATGTCTGCCATCTACCACAATGTGCGACATCGCTTTAATGATGACTGGGCATATGGCAATG AGATCgatgctcggccctgggacttccaGGCGGAGGAGTGTGCTCTGAGAGTCAACATTGAGACATTCAACAGTCGCCGCTACGGCCTGTACCACAGTGACTTGGAGTTTGCCCCGGTGGACAACTGCCTGCAGAGCGTGCTGGGACATTGCCTGCCACTGCCCGAAGATTTTTGCTACAGCTACGAACTCTGGTTGGAGAGGGAGGTCTTTGCCCAGCCCATACGCTGGGAGGATCTGCTCCAGCCCCAGGCTTGA
- the LOC144604834 gene encoding striatin-interacting proteins 2-like isoform X3, translating into MEEAEHKTYLMRLLDGLEVINREKRLKFARAILYLAQGVFDDCYTEPEVVHWARYNVFLLYEMGTFGALVELLNMEIDNSQACSSCLRKPAISLADSTELRVLLNIMYLMMEIMRREVEDDKPEWSLARDGFRNELSSPVYNGEPFAILLFSLVNKFCCGNAPHCPIKKVLLLLWKTILFCLGGFEELQELKVKKREQLGLPALAENSIEVMRTLRAASPPASAMDLLEQQQRRGRRGRRVLVKQDSLDIYCERDEPREEDDEADDVDGGMDGELDSLEREALAQPLASPQLPPDRVFFPRCLPWTPKVREKDIEEFLEVSRCKFIGFTLGNDTDTLVGLPRPIHESVKTLKQHKYISIAEVQAKREEELQKSPVSLGAEKVEQTPIEVQYQGMLYNLPQYMIALLKIQLAAAPTSKAKTDSINILADVLPEEMPITVLQSMKLGIDVNRHKEIIVKAISALMLLLLKHLKLNHIYQFEYVSQHLVFANCIPLILKFFNQNIMSYITAKNSIAVLDYPHCVIHELPELTTEALEAGDHNQFCWRNLFSCINLLRILNKLTKWKHSRTMMLVVFKSAPILKRVLRAKQAIMQLYALKLLKIQTKYMGRQWRKSNMKTMSAIYHNVRHRFNDDWAYGNEIDARPWDFQAEECALRVNIETFNSRRYGLYHSDLEFAPVDNCLQSVLGHCLPLPEDFCYSYELWLEREVFAQPIRWEDLLQPQA; encoded by the exons ATGGAAGAGGCTGAACATAAGACTTACTTAATGAGGCTGCTGGATGGACTGGAGGTAATAAACCGAGAGAAGAGACTTAAGTTTGCCAGAGCCATTCTTTACCTGGCCCAAG GTGTGTTTGATGACTGCTACACAGAGCCCGAAGTGGTGCACTGGGCCCGTTACAATGTCTTCCTTCTCTATGAGATGGGCACATTTGGGGCTTTGGTGGAATTACTCAATATGGAGATTGA TAACAGCCAGGCATGTAGCAGTTGCCTGAGGAAGCCAGCCATCTCCCTTGCTGATAGCACTGAGCTGAG GGTGCTGCTGAACATTATGTACCTGATGATGGAGATAATGCGCAGGGAGGTGGAGGATGATAAACCAGAGTGGAGTTTGGCAAGAGATGGATTCAGAAATGAACTAA GTTCCCCAGTGTATAACGGGGAGCCCTTTGCCATCCTCCTCTTCTCCCTCGTGAACAAGTTCTGCTGCGGGAATGCGCCACACTGCCCCATTAAGAAGGTGCTGTTGCTGCTCTGGAAGACAATTTTG TTCTGTCTTGGAGGGTTTGAGGAGCTGCAGGAACTGAAGGTGAAGAAGCGAGAGCAGCTGGGCCTCCCTGCACTGGCAGAGAACAGTATTGAGGTGATGCGCACGCTCCGGGCCGCCTCTCCCCCAGCCTCAGCCATGgacctgctggagcagcagcagagGCGAGGACGCAGAGGCCGACGG gtgctggttaaacAGGACAGCCTGGATATCTACTGCGAGAGAGACGAGCCGCGGGAGGAGgacgatgaggccgacgatgttGATGGTGGGATGGATGGAGAACTGGATTCCCTGGAGAGGGAGGCACTGGCCCAGCCCCTGGCCTCTCCACAACTGCCCCCAGACAGGGTATTCTTCCCCCGCTGCCTGCCCTGGACTCCAAAGGTCAG GGAGAAGGACATTGAAGAGTTTCTGGAAGTGAGCAGATGCAAGTTCATCGGATTCACGCTGGGGAA TGATACTGATACTCTGGTGGGTCTACCAAGACCCATTCACGAAAGTGTAAAGACCCTGAAACAG CACAAGTACATCTCCATCGCTGAAGTGCAGGCCAAGAGGGAGGAGGAGCTGCAGAAATCCCCAGTGTCACTG GGTGCCGAGAAAGTGGAGCAGACCCCAATTGAGGTCCAATATCAGGGAATGTTATACAATCTTCCACAGTACATG ATAGCCCTGCTGAAGATACAACTGGCTGCTGCTCCCACATCCAAGGCAAAGACCGACTCCATCAATATCTTGGCTGATGTTCTTCCCGAGGAAATGCC CATTACTGTGCTCCAAAGCATGAAGCTAGGCATTGATGTCAACAGACACAAAGAGATCATTGTGAAAGCCATCTCTGCCCTCATGCTTCTGCTACTCAAGCATCTCAAGCTCAACCATATCTACCAG TTCGAATATGTTTCCCAGCACTTGGTATTTGCCAACTGCATCCCTCTCATTCTGAAGTTCTTCAATCAGAACATCATGTCGTACATCACAGCCAAGAACAG TATCGCTGTCCTGGATTATCCTCACTGCGTGATCCACGAGCTGCCAGAACTCACCACTGAGGCTCTG GAAGCCGGAGACCATAATCAGTTCTGCTGGAGGAACCTCTTCTCCTGCATCAACCTGCTGCGTATTCTAAACAAGCTGACCAAATGGAAACACTCTCGCACCATG ATGCTTGTGGTTTTCAAGTCAGCGCCGATTTTGAAGCGGGTCCtgagggcaaagcaggcaataaTGCAGCTGTATGCACTCAAACTGCTGAAGATCCAGACCAAGTACATGGGGCGGCAGTGGAGGAAGAGCAACATGAAGACCATGTCTGCCATCTACCACAATGTGCGACATCGCTTTAATGATGACTGGGCATATGGCAATG AGATCgatgctcggccctgggacttccaGGCGGAGGAGTGTGCTCTGAGAGTCAACATTGAGACATTCAACAGTCGCCGCTACGGCCTGTACCACAGTGACTTGGAGTTTGCCCCGGTGGACAACTGCCTGCAGAGCGTGCTGGGACATTGCCTGCCACTGCCCGAAGATTTTTGCTACAGCTACGAACTCTGGTTGGAGAGGGAGGTCTTTGCCCAGCCCATACGCTGGGAGGATCTGCTCCAGCCCCAGGCTTGA